Proteins from a genomic interval of Apteryx mantelli isolate bAptMan1 chromosome 5, bAptMan1.hap1, whole genome shotgun sequence:
- the LOC106484846 gene encoding toll-like receptor 2 type-2 isoform X2 — protein MLKSTTTHTWRVWAIYIILTANLSEEQALKQVCPSCDATQFCNCSSRGLNFIPSGLTGKITGLNLAHNRIKHIRTHDLQQAVNLRVLLLPSNEISSIEEDSFHSLAKLELLDLSNNSLAHLSPAWFEHLFALQHLNVQGNSYSDLGGSSLFSNLRNLSALYLGNRQFSTIRQGNFEGVTLLNELWIDGGNLSQYEPGSLTLVRKIHHMIINLKSVDVFSVIVGDLLHSVIWLEVRKIAFSIPAEMQLLRVMSFSFAKKISFKQVLFTDATVPEMISIAEDMTQLMEVEMKDCRLLGTGQWSTQIHINQSRSLRVVTIEKLSIEEFYLFSDLTAVLDIVSPLTKVTVKDTKVFLVPCRLSQRLLSLEYLDLSENLLRDQSLAHSACQGGWPLLQILNLSQNSLSDLKMTGKSLSHLRNLILLDISQNNFGEIPDTCQWPGNLKHLNLSTSQIPKLTTCIPLTLEVLDVSANSLKEFGLQLPFLKELYIAKNQLKTLPDAAPIPSLVAMTIRGNKLNSFSKEEFESFKKMEMLDASDNNFICSCEFLSFIHHQAGIAQILARWPESYICDSPLAVRGEQVGAVHLSLMECHRSLTVSLICALVFLVILVLVVVGYKYHMMWYVRMTWAWLRAKRKPKQGPPKDICYDAFVSYSENDSDWVENIMVQELEQACPPFRLCLHKRDFVPGKWIVDNIIDSIEKSHKTLFVLSEHFVQSEWCKYELDFSHFRLFDENNDAAILILLEPIQSKAIPKRFCKLRKIMNTKTYLEWPPGEEQQQIFWENLKAALKS, from the coding sequence ATGTTAAAATCAACAACCACACATACCTGGCGAGTGTGGGCCATCTACATCATCTTAACGGCAAACCTCTCTGAAGAGCAAGCTTTGAAGCAAGTTTGTCCTTCATGCGATGCCACTCAGTTTTGCAACTGTTCTTCCAGGGGTTTGAACTTCATTCCCTCAGGGCTCACGGGTAAAATCACAGGGTTAAACCTGGCCCACAACAGGATAAAGCACATCCGAACGCACGATctgcagcaggctgtgaaccTGAGAGTCCTGCTGCTGCCATCCAATGAAATCAGCTCAATAGAGGAGGATTCGTTTCACTCCCTTGCAAAACTGGAGCTCTTGGACTTATCAAATAACAGCTTGGCTCACTTGTCCCCTGCATGGTTTGAGCACCTGTTTGCACTCCAGCACCTCAACGTTCAAGGAAATTCCTACAGTGACCTGGGGGGAAGTTCCCTCTTTTCTAACCTGAGAAACTTGAGCGCTCTCTACCTGGGCAATCGGCAGTTCTCCACGATAAGGCAAGGAAACTTTGAGGGCGTTACACTTCTCAACGAGCTGTGGATTGACGGTGGCAATCTCAGCCAGTATGAGCCAGGAAGTTTGACATTGGTTAGGAAGATACATCACATGATCATCAACCTAAAAAGCGTGGATGTATTCTCAGTGATTGTAGGGGATCTTCTGCACTCTGTCATATGGTTAGAAGTGAGAAAAATAGCATTCAGTATACCTGCTGAAATGCAACTATTGAGAgtcatgtctttttcttttgcaaagaaaatttcCTTCAAACAGGTTTTGTTTACAGATGCTACCGTGCCTGAGATGATCAGCATTGCAGAGGATATGACACAGTTAATGGAGGTGGAGATGAAAGATTGTAGACTCTTGGGAACCGGTCAGTGGAGTACACAAATTCACATAAACCAATCACGTTCTCTTCGTGTTGTAACAATAGAGAAATTATCTATAGaagaattttatttgttttcagatcttaCGGCTGTTTTAGATATAGTATCTCCTCTTACCAAAGTCACCGTCAAAGATACCAAGGTCTTTTTGGTACCATGTAGACTTTCACAGCGTCTTTTGTCATTAGAGTATCTTGACCTCAGTGAGAATTTGCTTAGAGATCAGAGTTTGGCTCATTCAGCTTGTCAGGGTGGTTGGCCCTTACTGCAAATTCTAAATTTAAGTCAGAATTCACTGAGTGACTTAAAAATGACAGGGAAAAGCTTATCTCACCTGAGAAATCTAATTCTCTTAGATATTAGTCAAAATAATTTTGGTGAGATTCCAGACACGTGTCAGTGGCCAGGAAACCTGAAACATTTAAATCTCTCCACCAGTCAAATTCCTAAATTAACAACCTGCATTCCTCTGACTCTTGAAGTTTTGGATGTCAGCGCTAATAGCTTGAAGGAGTTTGGGTTGCAACTCCCTTTTCTCAAAGAGCTGTACATTGCAAAAAACCAACTGAAGACCTTGCCTGATGCTGCACCCATTCCTAGCCTGGTGGCCATGACAATCAGAGGAAACAAACTCAACAGCTTCTCCAAGGAAGAGTTTGAGTCCTTTAAGAAAATGGAGATGCTGGATGCCAGTGACAATAACTTTATCTGCTCCTGTGAATTCCTCTCCTTCATTCATCATCAGGCTGGAATAGCCCAAATCTTAGCAAGGTGGCCAGAAAGCTACATCTGTGACTCTCCTCTGGCAGTGAGAGGGGAGCAGGTCGGAGCTGTGCATCTCTCACTGATGGAGTGCCACAGATCCCTCACTGTGTCGTTAATCTGTGCTCTGGTGTTTCTGGTCATCCTCGTCCTTGTGGTCGTTGGGTACAAGTATCACATGATGTGGTACGTGAGAATGACCTGGGCATGGCTTCGAGCCAAGCGGAAGCCCAAGCAAGGCCCCCCAAAGGATATCTGCTACGATGCTTTTGTCTCCTACAGTGAGAATGACTCTGACTGGGTGGAAAACATCATggtgcaggagctggagcaggccTGTCCCCCCTTTCGACTGTGCCTCCATAAACGGGACTTTGTGCCTGGGAAGTGGATTGTGGATAACATCATCGACTCCATAGAGAAAAGCCACAAAACGCTGTTTGTGCTGTCGGAACACTTTGTGCAGAGTGAGTGGTGCAAATACGAGCTGGACTTCTCGCACTTCCGCCTCTTTGATGAGAACAACGATGCAGCGATTCTCATCCTCCTGGAGCCCATTCAGAGCAAAGCAATTCCCAAAAGGTTCTGCAAACTGCGGAAGATAATGAACACAAAGACCTACCTGGAGTGGCCTCCTGGTGAGGAACAGCAGCAGATATTTTGGGAAAATCTGAAAGCAGCCTTAAAATCATAG
- the LOC106484846 gene encoding toll-like receptor 2 type-2 isoform X1, producing the protein MQYTSKMLKSTTTHTWRVWAIYIILTANLSEEQALKQVCPSCDATQFCNCSSRGLNFIPSGLTGKITGLNLAHNRIKHIRTHDLQQAVNLRVLLLPSNEISSIEEDSFHSLAKLELLDLSNNSLAHLSPAWFEHLFALQHLNVQGNSYSDLGGSSLFSNLRNLSALYLGNRQFSTIRQGNFEGVTLLNELWIDGGNLSQYEPGSLTLVRKIHHMIINLKSVDVFSVIVGDLLHSVIWLEVRKIAFSIPAEMQLLRVMSFSFAKKISFKQVLFTDATVPEMISIAEDMTQLMEVEMKDCRLLGTGQWSTQIHINQSRSLRVVTIEKLSIEEFYLFSDLTAVLDIVSPLTKVTVKDTKVFLVPCRLSQRLLSLEYLDLSENLLRDQSLAHSACQGGWPLLQILNLSQNSLSDLKMTGKSLSHLRNLILLDISQNNFGEIPDTCQWPGNLKHLNLSTSQIPKLTTCIPLTLEVLDVSANSLKEFGLQLPFLKELYIAKNQLKTLPDAAPIPSLVAMTIRGNKLNSFSKEEFESFKKMEMLDASDNNFICSCEFLSFIHHQAGIAQILARWPESYICDSPLAVRGEQVGAVHLSLMECHRSLTVSLICALVFLVILVLVVVGYKYHMMWYVRMTWAWLRAKRKPKQGPPKDICYDAFVSYSENDSDWVENIMVQELEQACPPFRLCLHKRDFVPGKWIVDNIIDSIEKSHKTLFVLSEHFVQSEWCKYELDFSHFRLFDENNDAAILILLEPIQSKAIPKRFCKLRKIMNTKTYLEWPPGEEQQQIFWENLKAALKS; encoded by the exons ATGCAGTACACAAG CAAAATGTTAAAATCAACAACCACACATACCTGGCGAGTGTGGGCCATCTACATCATCTTAACGGCAAACCTCTCTGAAGAGCAAGCTTTGAAGCAAGTTTGTCCTTCATGCGATGCCACTCAGTTTTGCAACTGTTCTTCCAGGGGTTTGAACTTCATTCCCTCAGGGCTCACGGGTAAAATCACAGGGTTAAACCTGGCCCACAACAGGATAAAGCACATCCGAACGCACGATctgcagcaggctgtgaaccTGAGAGTCCTGCTGCTGCCATCCAATGAAATCAGCTCAATAGAGGAGGATTCGTTTCACTCCCTTGCAAAACTGGAGCTCTTGGACTTATCAAATAACAGCTTGGCTCACTTGTCCCCTGCATGGTTTGAGCACCTGTTTGCACTCCAGCACCTCAACGTTCAAGGAAATTCCTACAGTGACCTGGGGGGAAGTTCCCTCTTTTCTAACCTGAGAAACTTGAGCGCTCTCTACCTGGGCAATCGGCAGTTCTCCACGATAAGGCAAGGAAACTTTGAGGGCGTTACACTTCTCAACGAGCTGTGGATTGACGGTGGCAATCTCAGCCAGTATGAGCCAGGAAGTTTGACATTGGTTAGGAAGATACATCACATGATCATCAACCTAAAAAGCGTGGATGTATTCTCAGTGATTGTAGGGGATCTTCTGCACTCTGTCATATGGTTAGAAGTGAGAAAAATAGCATTCAGTATACCTGCTGAAATGCAACTATTGAGAgtcatgtctttttcttttgcaaagaaaatttcCTTCAAACAGGTTTTGTTTACAGATGCTACCGTGCCTGAGATGATCAGCATTGCAGAGGATATGACACAGTTAATGGAGGTGGAGATGAAAGATTGTAGACTCTTGGGAACCGGTCAGTGGAGTACACAAATTCACATAAACCAATCACGTTCTCTTCGTGTTGTAACAATAGAGAAATTATCTATAGaagaattttatttgttttcagatcttaCGGCTGTTTTAGATATAGTATCTCCTCTTACCAAAGTCACCGTCAAAGATACCAAGGTCTTTTTGGTACCATGTAGACTTTCACAGCGTCTTTTGTCATTAGAGTATCTTGACCTCAGTGAGAATTTGCTTAGAGATCAGAGTTTGGCTCATTCAGCTTGTCAGGGTGGTTGGCCCTTACTGCAAATTCTAAATTTAAGTCAGAATTCACTGAGTGACTTAAAAATGACAGGGAAAAGCTTATCTCACCTGAGAAATCTAATTCTCTTAGATATTAGTCAAAATAATTTTGGTGAGATTCCAGACACGTGTCAGTGGCCAGGAAACCTGAAACATTTAAATCTCTCCACCAGTCAAATTCCTAAATTAACAACCTGCATTCCTCTGACTCTTGAAGTTTTGGATGTCAGCGCTAATAGCTTGAAGGAGTTTGGGTTGCAACTCCCTTTTCTCAAAGAGCTGTACATTGCAAAAAACCAACTGAAGACCTTGCCTGATGCTGCACCCATTCCTAGCCTGGTGGCCATGACAATCAGAGGAAACAAACTCAACAGCTTCTCCAAGGAAGAGTTTGAGTCCTTTAAGAAAATGGAGATGCTGGATGCCAGTGACAATAACTTTATCTGCTCCTGTGAATTCCTCTCCTTCATTCATCATCAGGCTGGAATAGCCCAAATCTTAGCAAGGTGGCCAGAAAGCTACATCTGTGACTCTCCTCTGGCAGTGAGAGGGGAGCAGGTCGGAGCTGTGCATCTCTCACTGATGGAGTGCCACAGATCCCTCACTGTGTCGTTAATCTGTGCTCTGGTGTTTCTGGTCATCCTCGTCCTTGTGGTCGTTGGGTACAAGTATCACATGATGTGGTACGTGAGAATGACCTGGGCATGGCTTCGAGCCAAGCGGAAGCCCAAGCAAGGCCCCCCAAAGGATATCTGCTACGATGCTTTTGTCTCCTACAGTGAGAATGACTCTGACTGGGTGGAAAACATCATggtgcaggagctggagcaggccTGTCCCCCCTTTCGACTGTGCCTCCATAAACGGGACTTTGTGCCTGGGAAGTGGATTGTGGATAACATCATCGACTCCATAGAGAAAAGCCACAAAACGCTGTTTGTGCTGTCGGAACACTTTGTGCAGAGTGAGTGGTGCAAATACGAGCTGGACTTCTCGCACTTCCGCCTCTTTGATGAGAACAACGATGCAGCGATTCTCATCCTCCTGGAGCCCATTCAGAGCAAAGCAATTCCCAAAAGGTTCTGCAAACTGCGGAAGATAATGAACACAAAGACCTACCTGGAGTGGCCTCCTGGTGAGGAACAGCAGCAGATATTTTGGGAAAATCTGAAAGCAGCCTTAAAATCATAG
- the LOC106491913 gene encoding toll-like receptor 2 type-2, whose amino-acid sequence MTTHTWRVWAIYIILTANLSEEQALKQVCPSCDATQFCNCSSRGLNFIPSGLTGKITGLNLAHNRIKHIRTHDLQQAVNLRVLLLPSNEISSIEEDSFHSLAKLELLDLSNNSLAHLSPAWFEHLFALQHLNVQGNSYSDLGGSSLFSNLRNLSALYLGNRQFSTIRQGNFEGVTLLNELWIDGGNLSQYEPGSLTLVRKIHHMIINLKSVDVFSVIVGDLLHSVIWLEVRKIAFSIPAEMQLLRVMSFSFAKKISFKQVLFTDATVPEMISIAEDMTQLMEVEMKDCRLLGTGQWSTQIHINQSRSLRVVTIEKLSIEEFYLFSDLTAVLDIVSPLTKVTVKDTKVFLVPCRLSQRLLSLEYLDLSENLLGDQSLAHSACQGGWPLLQILNLSQNSLSDLKMTGKSLSHLRNLILLDISQNNFGEIPDTCQWPGNLKHLNLSTSQIPKLTTCIPLTLEVLDVSANSLKEFGLQLPFLKELYIAKNQLKTLPDAAPIPSLVAMTIRGNKLNSFSKEEFESFKKMEMLDASDNNFICSCEFLSFIHHQAGIAQILARWPESYICDSPLAVRGEQVGAVHLSLMECHRSLTVSLICALVFLVILVLVVVGYKYHMMWYVRMTWAWLRAKRKPKQGPPKDICYDAFVSYSENDSDWVENIMVQELEQACPPFRLCLHKRDFVPGKWIVDNIIDSIEKSHKTLFVLSEHFVQSEWCKYELDFSHFRLFDENNDAAILILLEPIQSKAIPKRFCKLRKIMNTKTYLEWPLEEEQQQIFWFNLKLALKS is encoded by the coding sequence ATGACGACACATACCTGGCGAGTGTGGGCCATCTACATCATCTTAACGGCAAACCTCTCTGAAGAGCAAGCTTTGAAGCAAGTTTGTCCTTCATGCGATGCCACTCAGTTTTGCAACTGTTCTTCCAGGGGTTTGAACTTCATTCCCTCAGGGCTCACGGGTAAAATCACAGGGTTAAACCTGGCCCACAACAGGATAAAGCACATCCGAACGCACGATctgcagcaggctgtgaaccTGAGAGTCCTGCTGCTGCCATCCAATGAAATCAGCTCAATAGAGGAGGATTCGTTTCACTCCCTTGCAAAACTGGAGCTCTTGGACTTATCAAATAACAGCTTGGCTCACTTGTCCCCTGCATGGTTTGAGCACCTGTTTGCACTCCAGCACCTCAACGTTCAAGGAAATTCCTACAGTGACCTGGGGGGAAGTTCCCTCTTTTCTAACCTGAGAAACTTGAGCGCTCTCTACCTGGGCAATCGGCAGTTCTCCACGATAAGGCAAGGAAACTTTGAGGGCGTTACACTTCTCAACGAGCTGTGGATTGACGGTGGCAATCTCAGCCAGTATGAGCCAGGAAGTTTGACATTGGTTAGGAAGATACATCACATGATCATCAACCTAAAAAGCGTGGATGTATTCTCAGTGATTGTAGGGGATCTTCTGCACTCTGTCATATGGTTAGAAGTGAGAAAAATAGCATTCAGTATACCTGCTGAAATGCAACTATTGAGAgtcatgtctttttcttttgcaaagaaaatttcCTTCAAACAGGTTTTGTTTACAGATGCTACCGTGCCTGAGATGATCAGCATTGCAGAGGATATGACACAGTTAATGGAGGTGGAGATGAAAGATTGTAGACTCTTGGGAACCGGTCAGTGGAGTACACAAATTCATATAAACCAATCACGTTCTCTTCGTGTTGTAACAATAGAGAAATTATCTATAGaagaattttatttgttttcagatcttaCGGCTGTTTTAGATATAGTATCTCCTCTTACCAAAGTCACCGTCAAAGATACCAAGGTCTTTTTGGTACCATGTAGACTTTCACAGCGTCTTTTGTCATTAGAGTATCTTGACCTCAGTGAGAATTTGCTTGGAGATCAGAGTTTGGCTCATTCAGCTTGTCAGGGTGGTTGGCCCTTACTGCAAATTCTAAATTTAAGTCAGAATTCACTGAGTGACTTAAAAATGACAGGGAAAAGCTTATCTCACCTGAGAAATCTAATTCTCTTAGATATTAGTCAAAATAATTTTGGTGAGATTCCAGACACGTGTCAGTGGCCAGGAAACCTGAAACATTTAAATCTCTCCACCAGTCAAATTCCTAAATTAACAACCTGCATTCCTCTGACTCTTGAAGTTTTGGATGTCAGCGCTAATAGCTTGAAGGAGTTTGGGTTGCAACTCCCTTTTCTCAAAGAGCTGTACATTGCAAAAAACCAACTGAAGACCTTGCCTGATGCTGCACCCATTCCTAGCCTGGTGGCCATGACAATCAGAGGAAACAAACTCAACAGCTTCTCCAAGGAAGAGTTTGAGTCCTTTAAGAAAATGGAGATGCTGGATGCCAGTGACAATAACTTTATCTGCTCCTGTGAATTCCTCTCCTTCATTCATCATCAGGCTGGAATAGCCCAAATCTTAGCAAGGTGGCCAGAAAGCTACATCTGTGACTCTCCTCTGGCAGTGAGAGGGGAGCAGGTCGGAGCTGTGCATCTCTCACTGATGGAGTGCCACAGATCCCTCACTGTGTCGTTAATCTGTGCTCTGGTGTTTCTGGTCATCCTCGTCCTTGTGGTCGTTGGGTACAAGTATCACATGATGTGGTACGTGAGAATGACCTGGGCATGGCTTCGAGCCAAGCGGAAGCCCAAGCAAGGCCCCCCAAAGGATATCTGCTACGATGCTTTTGTCTCCTACAGTGAGAATGACTCTGACTGGGTGGAAAACATCATggtgcaggagctggagcaggccTGTCCCCCCTTTCGACTGTGCCTCCATAAACGGGACTTTGTGCCTGGGAAGTGGATTGTGGATAACATCATCGACTCCATAGAGAAAAGCCACAAAACGCTGTTTGTGCTGTCGGAACACTTTGTGCAGAGTGAGTGGTGCAAATACGAGCTGGACTTCTCGCACTTCCGCCTCTTTGATGAGAACAACGATGCAGCGATTCTCATCCTCCTGGAGCCCATTCAGAGCAAAGCAATTCCCAAAAGGTTCTGCAAACTGCGGAAGATAATGAACACAAAGACCTACCTGGAGTGGCCTCttgaggaagagcagcagcagataTTTTGGTTTAATTTGAAATTAGCTCTAAAATCCTAG